TCCATACATTCTTTTAATAAAGCTCTTGATTTTCTAACTTCTGTTAAAGAAATTATCATAGGAAGCATTATTTTAATGTATCCAAAAGCAGAAGCTCTTAAAAGTGCTCTAAATTGAGTTTTTAAAATTTCAGGTCTGTCAAGACAAACTCTTAAAGCTCTCCATCCTAAGAAAGGATTTTCTTCTTTTGGTAATTCCATATAAGGTAAAGATTTATCTCCACCAATATCCATAGTTCTTATAGTAACAGGTTTTCCTTCTAAAGCTTCAGCAACAGCTTTATAAGCTTCAAATTGTTCATCTTCACTAGGGAAACAATCATTATTCATAAATAAGAATTCTGTTCTATAAAGTCCAATTCCTTGAGCTCCATTTTTTAGAACTCCATCAATATCTTTTGGAGAACCTATATTAGCCCAAGCACCAACTTTTTTACCATCTTTAGAAACAGCATCTTTATCTTTTAGTTGTTTTAAAAGTTCTTTTTCAGCTAAGAATTCTTCTCTTTTTAAAGTATAAGTTTTTATTTCATCTTCAGTAGGATTTAATATAACAACTCCTTCTAAAGCATCAACTATTATAGAATCTCCAGATTTTACTTCAGAATATTTTTCTCCAGTTCCAACAACAGCAGGAATTTCAAGAGACCTAGCCATTATAGATGAATGAGCTGTTTTTCCTCCAATTTCAGTAACAAATGCTAAAACATTATCTAAATCTAATTGAGCAGTATCAGAAGGAGTAAGGTCTTTAGTAATTATTACAGAATCTTTTGGAAGATTAGATAAATCTAAAATTTCAGTTCCTGTAATATTGAAAAGCCATCTTTTTCCAATATCTTTAAGGTCAGCAGCTCTTTCTCTTAAATAAGGGTCTTCTAAACAACCTAACATTTCACAATATCCAGCAAGTCCTTGTTCAAGAGCATTTTCAGCTGTAATTTGTTCATCTTCAATTAATTCAACTACTTCATCAAATAAATCTTCATCTTCTAATAAAGTGATGTGTCCATCAAAGATACTTGCTTTATCTTCTCCTAATTTTTTAGCAGTTTTTTCTCTTATAGCAAGTAATTGTTCTTTAGAAATATTTCTCCCATTAAGTAATCTTTCTTTTTCCAATTCAGTATCTTCAATATTATTTTTATTAATAATGATTTCATTTTCTTTATATAAAAATACTTTTCCTACTGATACCCCAGGTGATGCAGGAATTCCATTAATAATAATACTCATTTATTATACCATCCTTTTAATTTTTTGATAAAAAAAAGGGGATACCTATCCCCTCTTACTTAATTAACTAGTCTTTTAAGTTAGCAAGAAGTTCAGCTAATTTTTCAACAGCTTCTTGTTCATCTTCTCCATCAGCATAAACAGTAACTTGAGTTCCTTTTTTTATTCCTAGAGAAAGAAGTTTTAAAAGAGAAGTTCCTTTTACTTTTTTTCCTTCAGCATTTTCTACTTCAATAGAAGATTTAAAAGTTTTTGCTAAACTAACGAATTCGTTTCCTGGTCTAGTATGAAGTCCAGTTTCATTTGTAATTTCTACAGTTCTAGATAACATTATACCCTCCTAAAATTAATAAAGATTATTATATTATAAATAAGACAAAATTATATAAACAGTATGAATATAATATACTATTTTATAAAAATTGTCAATAAAAAAACATTTCACTTTTTTAAATAATGGTTAAAAGTTCGTAAAAAGTACTAAAAATAAAAAAATTAGTCTTTTTTTACAAAATGTTTTCTTCTTTCGGCATCAGTTAAATATTTTTTTCTAAGTCTTATAAAATTAGGTGTAACCTCAACATATTCATCTTCAGAAATATAATCAAGAGCTTGTTCAAGAGTTAATTTTCTAGGAGGAGCTAATTTAACAGCATCATCACTTCCTGCAGCTCTCATATTTGTAAGTTTTTTAGTTTTACAAGCATTAACAATAAGGTCATTTTCTTTTGCATGTTCTCCAACAACCATACCTTCATAAATATCAACACCTGGTTCTATAAATAATTCTCCTCTTTCTTGGATAGCATTAAGAGCATAAGCTATAGATACACCAGTTTCTGTAGCAATAAGAACTCCTTTTTTTCTACCAGAAATAGGACCTTTAAATGGTTCAAAATCATAGAAAGAATGGTTAAGAATTCCAGAACCTTTAGTATCAGTTAAAAATTCATTTCTATATCCAATTATACCTCTTGATGGTATTTTAAATTCTAAACGAGTGTATCCATCTTGTCCAGGAGTCATACTTACAAGTTCTCCTTTTCTTGAACCTAATTTTTCAATAACAACTCCTGTATAAGCATCTTCTACATCTATTAAAGCCATTTCAATAGGCTCATAAGTTTTTCCATTTATCTCTTTTAATATAACTTTTGGTTTAGAAACTTGAACTTCAAATCCTTCTCTTCTCATATTCTCTAATAAAATAGATAATTGAAGTTCCCCTCTTCCTTTTACAACAAAGGCATCTGGAGAATCAGTAGCTTCTACTTTCATACTAACATTTTTTTGTAATTCTTTTTGAAGTCTATCCCAAATATTTCTTGAAGTAATATATTTTCCGTCTTTTCCAGCAAATGGAGAAGAGTTTACCATAAATGTCATAGAAAGAGTAGGCTCATCTATATCAATTAAAGGTAAAGCTACAGGCTCATTAACATCAGCAACAGTTTCACCAATATCAATATTACTTAATCCAGCTATAGAAACAATTTCTCCACAGAAAGCTTCTTCAACTTCAACTTTATTAAGTCCTTCATAACCATAAATTAAAGAGATTTTATTTTTAACCATTGTTCCATCTCTTTTTATAAGCATAACTTCTTGATTTCTTTTCATTTTTCCGTTGTGGATTTTTCCAACAGCTAATTGTCCAACATAGTTATCATATTCAATATTAGTGATTAAGAATTGAAGAGGTTTATTAACATCTCCACTTGGGTCATCTACTTCACTAAGAATAGTTTCGAATAATGGTATCATATTAGTATCAGTATCTTCTAATTCTTTTTTAGCAAATCCACCTTTTCCAGAAGCATAAAGAACAGGGAATTCTAATTGATGTTCATTAGCATTAAGTTCAATAAATAAATCATAAACCATGTAAAGAACTTCTTCTGGTCTTGCATTTGGTTTATCTATTTTATTTACAACAACTATAGGTCTATGCCCTTGTTCCAATGCTTTTTTAAGAACATATTTTGTTTGAGGCATTGGACCTTCAAAAGCATCAACTAAAAGAATAACAGAATCAACCATTTTCATAATTCTTTGTACTTCTCCACCAAAGTCAGCATGTCCTGGAGTGTCAATAATATTAATTTTATAATCTTTATATTTTACAGAAGCATTTTTAGAGAAAATAGTGATTCCTCTTTCTCTTTCAATATCATTAGAGTCCATAACTCTTTCAGAAACTTTTTCAAGTTCATGAGCTCCAAAAACTCCAGCTTGTTTTAGTAAACAGTCAACAAGAGTAGTTTTACCATGGTCAACATGGGCAATAATTGCAATATTTTTGATTTTCATAAATCTCCATCCTTATATTAATAGTATTTATAACCTTTTAATCTGTTAGAACTTACATAGGCAAGTCCTAAAAATTCATTAGTTCCTTCAAAATAAATTTTATAGAATCCATCATTTGTATTATTTACTACAAGAGTATTTCCATTTAAAAATAAAGTTTTATTTTTTTCAGTAGAAATTATAAGTGAAGGGTATTTAAAATAT
This sequence is a window from Fusobacterium perfoetens ATCC 29250. Protein-coding genes within it:
- the ptsP gene encoding phosphoenolpyruvate--protein phosphotransferase, producing MSIIINGIPASPGVSVGKVFLYKENEIIINKNNIEDTELEKERLLNGRNISKEQLLAIREKTAKKLGEDKASIFDGHITLLEDEDLFDEVVELIEDEQITAENALEQGLAGYCEMLGCLEDPYLRERAADLKDIGKRWLFNITGTEILDLSNLPKDSVIITKDLTPSDTAQLDLDNVLAFVTEIGGKTAHSSIMARSLEIPAVVGTGEKYSEVKSGDSIIVDALEGVVILNPTEDEIKTYTLKREEFLAEKELLKQLKDKDAVSKDGKKVGAWANIGSPKDIDGVLKNGAQGIGLYRTEFLFMNNDCFPSEDEQFEAYKAVAEALEGKPVTIRTMDIGGDKSLPYMELPKEENPFLGWRALRVCLDRPEILKTQFRALLRASAFGYIKIMLPMIISLTEVRKSRALLKECMEELRNEGIAFDENIQLGIMVETPAVAFRASSFAKECDFFSIGTNDLTQYTLAVDRGNEKISNLYNSYNPAVLQAIKCAIDGAHSENISISMCGEFAGDENATAILFGMGLDAFSMSAISVPRIKRNIMSLDKTQCEALVEKVLSLATAEEVMEEIKNFNSSNYTK
- a CDS encoding HPr family phosphocarrier protein; this translates as MLSRTVEITNETGLHTRPGNEFVSLAKTFKSSIEVENAEGKKVKGTSLLKLLSLGIKKGTQVTVYADGEDEQEAVEKLAELLANLKD
- the typA gene encoding translational GTPase TypA; translated protein: MKIKNIAIIAHVDHGKTTLVDCLLKQAGVFGAHELEKVSERVMDSNDIERERGITIFSKNASVKYKDYKINIIDTPGHADFGGEVQRIMKMVDSVILLVDAFEGPMPQTKYVLKKALEQGHRPIVVVNKIDKPNARPEEVLYMVYDLFIELNANEHQLEFPVLYASGKGGFAKKELEDTDTNMIPLFETILSEVDDPSGDVNKPLQFLITNIEYDNYVGQLAVGKIHNGKMKRNQEVMLIKRDGTMVKNKISLIYGYEGLNKVEVEEAFCGEIVSIAGLSNIDIGETVADVNEPVALPLIDIDEPTLSMTFMVNSSPFAGKDGKYITSRNIWDRLQKELQKNVSMKVEATDSPDAFVVKGRGELQLSILLENMRREGFEVQVSKPKVILKEINGKTYEPIEMALIDVEDAYTGVVIEKLGSRKGELVSMTPGQDGYTRLEFKIPSRGIIGYRNEFLTDTKGSGILNHSFYDFEPFKGPISGRKKGVLIATETGVSIAYALNAIQERGELFIEPGVDIYEGMVVGEHAKENDLIVNACKTKKLTNMRAAGSDDAVKLAPPRKLTLEQALDYISEDEYVEVTPNFIRLRKKYLTDAERRKHFVKKD